One segment of Bacillus alkalisoli DNA contains the following:
- a CDS encoding D-alanyl-D-alanine carboxypeptidase family protein, producing MFRVKWMFILWTIFFVAIASIIAPAKKEAAPIGVTARNAILMEQESGRIIFEKAAHDKHRIASITKVMTSILAVESGKLDEMVTVSNKAVRTEGSSIYLKPGEKIKLEHLVYGLMLRSGNDSAVAIAEHVGGSLEGFVYLMNQKAAEIGMLNTEFANPHGLDDHENHYSTAYDMAMLTRYAMNNEKFQEIFGTKVHKAPGPPDENWDRNWTNKHRLVTGMYSYTTGGKTGFTKRAKRTLISTAEKNGLQLIAVTLHDPDDWKDHIFMFNRAFQDYQLYNLASKGTLKLVKDDFYKNKVKLDRDVNYPLTSKERENVRINISMLTPEKSWDSEESIPDVVGKFTIISNDEVLTEVPIYYDKEDEPKKSFWSLFKDIFFIFTGMKTDG from the coding sequence ATGTTTCGAGTAAAGTGGATGTTTATTTTATGGACAATCTTTTTTGTTGCAATAGCGAGCATAATCGCTCCAGCAAAAAAAGAAGCAGCTCCCATCGGTGTTACAGCTCGTAATGCGATATTAATGGAGCAAGAAAGCGGAAGAATCATTTTTGAAAAGGCTGCACATGATAAACATCGAATAGCAAGTATTACGAAAGTAATGACTTCAATTTTAGCAGTTGAATCTGGCAAACTCGATGAAATGGTAACAGTTAGCAACAAGGCGGTCCGTACAGAAGGCTCTTCCATTTATTTAAAACCAGGTGAAAAAATAAAACTAGAACATTTAGTATACGGACTTATGTTACGTTCAGGAAATGATTCAGCAGTTGCGATAGCAGAGCATGTTGGAGGTAGTTTAGAAGGTTTTGTCTATTTAATGAACCAAAAAGCTGCCGAAATCGGAATGCTGAACACAGAGTTTGCCAATCCACACGGATTAGATGATCACGAGAACCACTATAGCACGGCTTATGATATGGCAATGCTTACTCGCTATGCGATGAATAACGAAAAATTCCAAGAAATTTTTGGTACAAAAGTTCACAAAGCACCTGGACCTCCAGATGAGAACTGGGATCGCAATTGGACAAATAAACATCGTCTTGTAACTGGAATGTATTCATATACAACAGGCGGGAAAACTGGTTTTACAAAACGTGCAAAAAGAACGCTTATATCTACTGCAGAAAAAAATGGTTTACAGTTAATTGCCGTAACCCTACATGATCCAGACGATTGGAAAGATCATATCTTTATGTTTAACAGAGCATTTCAAGATTACCAACTTTACAATCTAGCATCAAAAGGGACATTAAAACTGGTGAAAGACGATTTTTATAAAAATAAAGTAAAATTAGATCGTGACGTAAATTATCCTCTTACTTCAAAAGAAAGAGAAAATGTTCGTATAAATATATCCATGTTAACTCCTGAAAAAAGTTGGGATAGTGAAGAAAGCATACCAGATGTTGTCGGGAAATTCACGATCATTTCAAACGATGAAGTACTAACTGAAGTACCAATTTACTATGATAAAGAAGATGAGCCGAAGAAAAGCTTTTGGTCTTTATTTAAAGATATATTCTTTATCTTTACAGGAATGAAGACGGATGGTTAA